In Montipora capricornis isolate CH-2021 chromosome 4, ASM3666992v2, whole genome shotgun sequence, the DNA window gtccaagcggaggttttaactagttttttacaagcgaagagagttggcgttagccgtgtttagtcaagtgtgacagaagcagtgtttattcaagttggcggaggccgtgtaagtttcttgagtacgtgttgttcagagttttacttcgtggaaactacgttcatttttggaataaatctccttgttgttccgacaaccctgacACACGCTCAGCGGACCGCAAAAGACTGgcagcgggctgctaatgcattatcagccctacagttgattggttcttgcttcaactttatGATATGCCTATTAGTTATAGaggattttacgcattttttcggtaattttaaataagttcactggactgagttgattctttaatagcttgttcaatcaacacttacatgatgatttgaagtgcctttgaattcgttatattcacttagcttgtattactatcatttggccttgtttattgataataacatgacttttttcgggaatattgtttatttgcccccttgtagtgtcatttgcggccctcGTGCTTCGCGCgcgggccgcaaatgacactacgcgggagcaaataaacaatattccctcaaaaagtcatgttattcccttattatttaagtctaagcacccttttcaaatagcgctgataaacattatttaagtctaagaacccgttttaaaacggttagctttcaataattgtgattttgGGTTAGTCTGCATGTGTCGATATAATGTTCCGCACTCTGCCGAAGCGTTTGTTACCTCGATGGCAAAATTGTAGTTGGCCTCAGTCCTAGTTAGCCCTTGAATCGATCTTGCTGCCTGTCCTTCCAACAGTGAATGCAAGTGATTGAATTTGTCGATTAAACAAATGTggattgacgtgaatggcgctGTTAAAGCTGTCCCAGAAATTTTGCCAATGCGTAACTTCTCTAAATTTCGGTAACACTAGTTTAGGTAATTTCGCTTTTAGTTGATAAGCCACTGAATTAGCGTTTATGCTAAAGTTAGTATTTGATTGAGAACCCATACCTGAATTTCCTGATGATTGCATGTTTTCAACGTGACAAGCTGAACTTGAAGTAACGTTGAAAGAATGAAATCCACCATAAGTTGCGCTCCCCGGTAATTGGAGTTGAACATTATTTTCAGAAGCCCAAGTTCCACTTGATCCAGAGACTTGATCGAAACTTGATCGAGTTTCGTTGATATTCTTTGTTGGGACAGTCGAAAGACCTGTGTTATTATCCTTTGAACTAGTCGCTTCATTGATGACTCGCAATAGATCAATTACCCGAGTATTGAATTCATCCGATTCTTCTATTTCGGCTTCGACCTCTTCCACAGCGCAATTCTCTATTATTTCCTCGTCGAGCGTTTTAACCAAATTTAACTTCTCGTTTAGGGAAGTAGCAATAGCCTTCAGGCGTTTCTTGTCACTCGGTTCAGCCTTGAGAAGACTATCCACTTCATTCATTAGTTTCGTCATAACAGTCCTATTTCCACGTCGTTTGACGCGAGTACGCGGCAGTTTTTCGGCCATTTCGTGTCTTGTGTCTCAGGGTATCACAGCCCCATCTACGTTGGGCTCCACTTTTGTCGCATAAGTAACCCACGTCGTATTTCGTATGATTCAACTTGATTTATTGCGTTTATTGCACATCGCATACCActctgctagcagagcctttcttttgcctgctcgattttggcgttctcgagaaagactctcttgaatcgagtaagatctttattgagtatgtgCTGCATGTTAccacgccatcttggtttttccacggtacagcgggctcaatataaccatcggttttatcACACATGGATAATCATGTGCTTATAGTATCACTCAAAGGTAAATGAATTGTCAAAGCGGAATGTACAGTGcggggcccggttcctcgaaagccgattaagttaatccaggattagcgtaaacttttgtttcacgttttcaactttttggtgaaagtttcttttgcttatttttgtttttcaagattgacgtcttctcatgtaaagttctgccgaaaatctgcgttgaacagcatttgggagtagagaaataacttcttggttaatttttaatcttagattagcgttaatcggcttttgaggaactgggcccgGATGTACGTATCCAATAACGAATATAAAAGCAAACGTAGTTACGCGAcagtttcattctactttttgggcattttgggtgtcatgaaattacatcattttgcgtgacataaccTCTTTGATTTACCATTATCAATTtgtttgatgaaaccaaatttttcctGTTTCCCTCCTCTCCGACGCTGCCACAAAGGTTCTTTGGAACCTAACGCCATCATCTTTCATTTAGTATTCTTTTTACCACAGCGTTTTTTTGCGTTTCTTGTCTCTTTGGGTGCGTTCCATTGACGGTAGGAATACGTGGGATAGAAAttaaaaatccttcgttttgacagagtcacattaaaattgtcaaacacctgccaACATGCTATTTTAAAACATATGTttgttatccttgttgcttcaaaacgccatgCATACCATTTCAAAAATCATCACTCTACGTATTCTTAATCCGGAAtagagtcaatcgaacgcaccctgaCATATACTGGGTTGTCCTTTGAGGCCGGAGGCCGGACGGTTCGTCCGGTCGTTTCCCAATCCATGTCCGatactttgatgccaatatttgagggatttttttacttactttttaaagagaatttaaaTGAACAacagccttgcctgggaaaaCTGGTTCTTGAGTTCCAGAAACACTGAAAACGCCGTTTCTGAGTGTTCTACTTTAAAAATGTCCTGGGGGGCATGGCCttagacccccccccccccccacacccAGGTAGCTTGGGCCTTCGGCGCCCACAAGACGCCTTGCGACGCCAGAACATGTCACGTCCGGTGCTTTTAGAAATATGTCGGCTACTTaacaaaactgtcgaaaaccctgGATATATCAACACAGAAACAAGAATACAGAGACTCACCACTCGCTGCCGGAGCATTAGTTGCACCAAAACCAGGGGCTCCTCCAGCGCTTGGTGCGAAAGCAAATGCGCTTGATCCAGTATTCGTCTGCGCACCACCAAAATTGAAGCCACCCGTGCCTGGTGAATTTGGGGCTCCAAAGTTAAATGCTGCGGCTGGTGCCACTGATCCAAAAGCAGGTGGCGCAGCATTTgctaaaagtaaaaaaaggcTTCTGTTAAGGGGAACAGCAGAACCTCGATCAATCAACAGATCGATGTCAGTTATTTTATTGACTGACTTATCGATCTGTTGATTGATCGAGGTTCTGCTTTTAGTTAATCACACGGTAGACCGGTCGGTTGGGACATCTagccagccagccagccagccagACCATCATCCAAAAAGTGGCTGCCAGCCACCTGGCCAGCCTTTTAAGGAGTAAGGATTGCACAGTCGGTCAGTAGTGCGCGGCCATCTGTGCGAGAGGTCTCGAGTTCGATCCTTAGTGACATCCTTGCttcgacttctttccattcTGCGTAGCTACAGGTAGCTTTCAatccccttaaaacggagcaatGATGGAAAGAAGGGAGAAGATGAGGGCACCGTCGGATTCCTGGGAGAGGGCCCTTGCTTGTCACCTGAAGTTGCATATTGATGCCGGTAGGATTTCCTTTCTGGACGTTTACGAGAAGGTGCTAAAAAAGATCTCGGAGTTGGACAGGTTTGAGGCTAAGGGGGCCCGAATCCGTTCCAGGGTGCGCTGGGCGGAGGAGGGTGAGATGTCTTCGAAGTATTTCCTGCGTCTTGAGAAGAAGCGTGGCACTTCGGACTGGGTTACCGCCATGCGGCGCCCTGATGGTTCCCTTGCCACGGATATTTCGTCCATCTGTTCTTCGTGGGTAGATTTCTACTCCTCTCTGTTTTATGCTGGTAGTATTGATCTCTCTGTGCAGGATGATCTCTTGAACAGTCTGTCCTCTCGTCTTCCCCCAGCGGCCTGCGACTCTTGTGAGGGTCCTTTGACTGTGGGTGAGGTTTCTCAGGCTTTGGATGGTATGGCTGATGTTAAGTCACCAGATCAGATGGGCTCCCGAAGGATTTTTATCGTACTTTCTGGGAAATCCTGGACGCTGATCTTGTGGATGTGTTCAATGATTCTTTTACATCTGGGTCTCTTCCGTTTTCTCTCCGAGGTGCCCTCATTTGTCTTATCTTCAAGAAGGGTCATCGTTTAGATCATAAAAACTGGCGCCCGATTATTCTATTAAATGTTGACTACAAGCTGTGTGCCAGAGCTCTGGCTGGGCGTCTTTTAAAAGTGCTTCATCTGGTGATTGGCCCGGATCAAACCTGCGGCGTCCGTGGACGCTACATTGGTGAGAATGTGGCTTTCCTAAAAGATCTGGTGGAATTTACTTCCGAGACTAAGACACCTGCCGCCATCCTGTCTCTGGACCAAGAGAGAGCCTTCGACAGGGTGGACTGGGCTTTCCTTTTCCGCACTCTTTCCCGTTTTGGCTTTGGTCCGACGTT includes these proteins:
- the LOC138047317 gene encoding uncharacterized protein, which codes for MAEKLPRTRVKRRGNRTVMTKLMNEVDSLLKAEPSDKKRLKAIATSLNEKLNLVKTLDEEIIENCAVEEVEAEIEESDEFNTRVIDLLRVINEATSSKDNNTGLSTVPTKNINETRSSFDQVSGSSGTWASENNVQLQLPGSATYGGFHSFNVTSSSACHVENMQSSGNSASTPGGFNFTPVDNSAAAPAMFNFAGGAAQSQRNVMFTTGVGSDLSNPGMGQRRFKKAIRRTAKR